The window GTCGCAGATGCTTGTCCCTCTTGACAAGCCGTAATCTTAATCATACTTTAACATCGCATTGTGAGGCATCTTGCACAGGTTCTCGCCTTCAGCTCACAACGAGTGTTTGTTTTATTTTACTCAAGGAGGAAGAATGACCCGCACAATTGCAATCGTTGCACTTACCATTCTATTCGCTGCCACCGCATTTGCTGCTGACGGCAAACTCAGTTACGGTGTCAAACTCGGCTTGAACATGGCTAACCAAAAAATCGACCCGACTCCATCAGGCGTAACTGTTAAAGGTCGTACCGGTTTTGGCGTAGGCGCTATCATCAATTATTCGATGAATGAGAAGATGGCGATTCGCACAGATATCCTCTATCTCCAAAAAGGTTCCAAGATGGAAGCGACTGGATATAGTGGTGAAAGTAATTTCACGTATCTTGCGATTGAACCGTTCTGGACCTATAAGTTTTCCGAATGGTCTTGCAAACTCAATTCTAAGATGGCAAGTGCATTCTTTCAAGTCGGACCAGAAATCGGTCTCTGCTTAAGTGCAAAAGACAAGGATGATAAGGATATTACCGGCAAGAAGAGCACAGAAATTGGTTTGAATGTAGGCGTCGGGATCAATATGCCAATGGGCAAAGGATACCTCTCCCCGGAACTTCGCTATAACATGGGTCTTACCAGTGCAGCGGAAAATGGCGGAACCAAGGCAACGAACAACGGTATCGGTATCATGTTCGGTTA is drawn from bacterium and contains these coding sequences:
- a CDS encoding PorT family protein, whose product is MTRTIAIVALTILFAATAFAADGKLSYGVKLGLNMANQKIDPTPSGVTVKGRTGFGVGAIINYSMNEKMAIRTDILYLQKGSKMEATGYSGESNFTYLAIEPFWTYKFSEWSCKLNSKMASAFFQVGPEIGLCLSAKDKDDKDITGKKSTEIGLNVGVGINMPMGKGYLSPELRYNMGLTSAAENGGTKATNNGIGIMFGYMF